In the genome of Quercus robur chromosome 3, dhQueRobu3.1, whole genome shotgun sequence, one region contains:
- the LOC126719092 gene encoding uncharacterized protein LOC126719092, producing the protein MSKANTRRHDLERNKLSKEKEKPSQSILSKHLKRIYPIGLQRSGSSLSSLSSLSLSLSQNSNDSSLTDSTTPLNQKISLALRLIAPSERREAPWAKTVQQQSQDTSTGELRRCNWITKNSDKVYVAFHDECWGVPVYDDNQLFELLAMSGMLMDYNWTEILKRRELFREAFGGFDPNFVAKMGEKEITDIASNKAIMLTECRVRCILDNAKCILKIVREFGSFGSYMWGQVNHKPVINRYRYPRNVPLRTPKAEAVSKELIKHGFRLVGPVIVYSFMQAAGLTIDHLVDCYRYSECVSLAERPWRHI; encoded by the exons ATGTCTAAAGCAAACACAAGAAGACATGATTTGGAGAGGAACAAACTctcgaaagaaaaagagaagccaAGCCAAAGCATTTTGTCCAAACACCTTAAGAGAATTTACCCAATTGGGCTTCAGAGAAGCGGTTCATCGTTATCCTCCCTATCATCCTTATCGTTGTCTTTGTCACAGAACTCGAATGACTCTTCGCTTACAGATTCTACTACTCCACTGAACCAGAAGATTTCTTTAGCATTAAGACTGATTGCACCGTCTGAAAGAAGAGAAGCCCCCTGGGCAAAAACCGTGCAGCAGCAAAGTCAGGATACTAGTACTGGGGAATTGAGGAGGTGCAACTGGATTACAAAGAATAGTG ATAAAGTTTACGTGGCATTTCACGATGAGTGCTGGGGAGTTCCAGTTTATGATGACAA CCAATTGTTTGAGCTACTTGCAATGTCTGGTATGTTGATGGACTACAATTGGACTGAAATCCTGAAAAGAAGGGAACTGTTCAG GGAAGCTTTTGGCGGATTTGATCCTAACTTTGTTGCCAAAATGGGGGAGAAAGAGATTACAGATATAGCTTCCAACAAGGCTATCATGTTAACAGAGTGCAGAGTGAGGTGCATTCTAGACAATGCCAAATGCATATTGAAG ATTGTGAGGGAATTTGGATCTTTTGGTAGCTATATGTGGGGTCAAGTGAATCACAAACCAGTGATCAACCGGTATAGATACCCAAGAAATGTTCCTCTGAGGACTCCAAAAGCAGAAGCTGTCAGCAAGGAATTAATAAAGCATGGATTTCGGTTGGTTGGGCCAGTGATTGTGTATTCCTTCATGCAAGCTGCTGGATTGACGATTGATCATCTTGTTGATTGTTATAGATACAGTGAATGTGTAAGCCTTGCCGAAAGACCTTGGAGGCACATCTAA
- the LOC126719093 gene encoding putative pentatricopeptide repeat-containing protein At1g13630 isoform X2: MLKKLHQCQWNKPLLYFPILSSLLFSKPSSSSSSVSAAMLHHQDQDQDQDHQLRTFAFGRFVGPRPHLYPPAELDRKISQFLLSHVLAGKRSFNDLHSLIYQIVQQEGSGSAPSICELLLNNFQGWDSNVVVWDMLAFAYLRFQLVQDALFVLAKMKDLNLRASIQTYNSLLHNLRHTDIMWDVHNEIKDSGTPENEYTNSILIHGLCEQSRLQDAVSFLQISEGKDTGLSVVSFNTIMTRFCKLGYVDVAKSFFCMMLKCGLLPDSYSYNILIHGLCVAGSMEEALEFKNDMEKHGVEPDIVTYNILAKGFHLLGLMGGAWKIGNIEEGLKLREEMLSRGFQLSIISYSVLLSCLCKSARFEEALILLYEMEALGLKPDVITYSILIHGHCKKGEVHRAILLYEEMCLRRICPNYFTHGAILLGICEKGNISEARKYFDNLITSDLVEDIVLYNIMMGGYVKLGNIAEAVQLYQKLTEKKITPSIVTFNTLIHGFCKSNKLEEAWRLLDTIKLHGLVPSVVTYTTLMNAYCEVGNIDGMLELLREMEEKAVMPTHVTYTVVIKGLCKQWKLQESVKLLEDMCAKGLTPDQITYNTIIQCFCKARDLSKAFQLHDEMLLHNLEPSPVTYNVLINGLCVYGDLKDADKLLLSLEDQKVSLTKVAYTTIVKAHCAKGDVSRAIIFFHQMVEKGFKISIRDYSAVINRLCKRCLINEAKYFFCMMLSYGISPDQEICEVMLNAFHQQGDLYSVFELLAEMIKCGLLCD; encoded by the exons ATGCTCAAAAAACTCCACCAATGCCAATGGAACAAACCTCTTCTCTATTTCCCAATTCTCTCTTCCCTCCTCTTCTCCAaaccctcctcctcctcctcctccgtCTCCGCCGCTATGCTCCACCACCAAGACCAGGACCAAGACCAAGACCACCAGTTGAGGACATTCGCCTTTGGAAGATTTGTGGGCCCCCGTCCCCATCTCTATCCACCAGCTGAACTGGATAGAAAGATTTCACAGTTCTTGCTTTCCCATGTTTTGGCGGGAAAAAGGAGCTTCAACGACTTGCACTCGCTTATATACCAAATCGTCCAACAGGAAG GCTCTGGTTCTGCACCTTCAATTTGTGAGCTGCTCTTGAATAATTTCCAGGGCTGGGATTCGAATGTTGTGGTTTGGGATATGTTGGCTTTTGCTTATTTGAGATTTCAGCTCGTGCAAGATGCCCTCTTTGTTCTCGCCAAGATGAAAGATCTCAACTTGCGTGCATCAATACAAACATATAATAGTCTGTTGCACAACTTAAGGCACACTGACATCATGTGGGATGTGCATAATGAAATCAAAGATAGCGGAACTCCCGAGAATGAGTACACTAATTCCATACTTATACATGGCCTATGCGAGCAATCCAGGCTACAAGATGCAGTTTCGTTCTTGCAAATTTCCGAAGGGAAGGATACTGGTCTTTCTGTCGTTTCATTCAATACCATCATGACAAGGTTCTGTAAATTGGGTTATGTAGATGTCGCAAAGTCATTTTTTTGTATGATGCTCAAGTGTGGACTGCTTCCTGATTCATACAGTTACAATATTCTTATTCATGGATTATGTGTAGCAGGTTCCATGGAAGAAGCCTTAGAGTTCAAAAATGACATGGAGAAGCATGGGGTAGAGCCGGATATAGTAACCTACAACATTCTTGCTAAAGGATTTCATCTACTTGGTTTGATGGGTGGGGCTTGGAAG ATAGGAAATATTGAGGAAGGCCTTAAGTTGCGGGAAGAGATGCTTTCTCGGGGATTTCAGTTGAGCATCATCTCATACAGTGTATTACTCAGCTGCTTGTGCAAAAGTGCACGGTTTGAAGAAGCATTGATATTGCTTTATGAAATGGAAGCTCTTGGCTTGAAACCAGATGTTATAACATACTCCATCCTCATTCATGGCCACTGCAAGAAAGGAGAAGTCCATAGGGCTATCCTACTATATGAGGAAATGTGCTTGAGGAGAATCTGtccaaattattttacacaCGGTGCCATTTTATTGGGTATATGTGAGAAAGGAAATATATCAGAGGCAAGGAAGTATTTTGATAATCTGATAACAAGTGACTTGGTGGAGGATATAGTCCTGTATAATATTATGATGGGCGGATATGTAAAACTTGGTAATATTGCTGAAGCTGTACAGTTATACCAAAAATTAACTGAAAAAAAGATTACTCCTAGTATTGTCACTTTCAATACACTTATTCATGGATTCTGCAAAAGCAATAAACTAGAAGAGGCTTGGAGGCTCTTGGATACCATCAAGCTGCATGGGTTGGTTCCAAGTGTGGTAACTTATACCACTCTTATGAATGCATACTGCGAAGTAGGAAACATAGATGGCATGCTTGAATTGCTCCGGGAGATGGAAGAAAAAGCTGTAATGCCTACTCATGTCACTTACACTGTAGTTATTAAAGGACTATGCAAACAGTGGAAGTTGCAAGAATCCGTCAAATTACTTGAGGATATGTGTGCGAAGGGTCTGACTCCAGATCAAATTACATATAATACTATCATCCAATGTTTCTGCAAAGCTCGTGACTTGAGCAAAGCTTTTCAGTTACACGATGAGATGCTATTGCATAACCTGGAGCCTAGTCCTGTCACATATAATGTCCTCATCAATGGTCTTTGTGTATATGGGGACCTGAAGGACGCTGACAAGCTATTGCTGTCTCTTGAGGATCAAAAGGTCAGTTTGACAAAAGTTGCTTATACCACAATAGTTAAAGCACATTGTGCAAAAGGTGATGTAAGTAGGGCAATAATATTCTTCCATCAAATGGTGGAGAAGggatttaaaatttcaatcagAGATTATAGTGCTGTGATCAATAGATTGTGCAAAAGGTGTCTAATAAatgaagcaaaatattttttctgtATGATGTTATCTTATGGTATTTCACCTGATCAAGAAATTTGTGAGGTGATGCTTAATGCTTTCCATCAGCAAGGTGATCTTTATTCTGTTTTTGAACTACTTGCTGAGATGATCAAATGTGGGCTGCTGTGTGATTGA
- the LOC126719093 gene encoding putative pentatricopeptide repeat-containing protein At1g13630 isoform X3, translated as MLKKLHQCQWNKPLLYFPILSSLLFSKPSSSSSSVSAAMLHHQDQDQDQDHQLRTFAFGRFVGPRPHLYPPAELDRKISQFLLSHVLAGKRSFNDLHSLIYQIVQQEGSGSAPSICELLLNNFQGWDSNVVVWDMLAFAYLRFQLVQDALFVLAKMKDLNLRASIQTYNSLLHNLRHTDIMWDVHNEIKDSGTPENEYTNSILIHGLCEQSRLQDAVSFLQISEGKDTGLSVVSFNTIMTRFCKLGYVDVAKSFFCMMLKCGLLPDSYSYNILIHGLCVAGSMEEALEFKNDMEKHGVEPDIVTYNILAKGFHLLGLMGGAWKVIQDMLLKGFNPDVVTYTILMCGHCQIGNIEEGLKLREEMLSRGFQLSIISYSVLLSCLCKSARFEEALILLYEMEALGLKPDVITYSILIHGHCKKGEVHRAILLYEEMCLRRICPNYFTHGAILLGICEKGNISEARKYFDNLITSDLVEDIVLYNIMMGGYVKLGNIAEAVQLYQKLTEKKITPSIVTFNTLIHGFCKSNKLEEAWRLLDTIKLHGLVPSVVTYTTLMNAYCEVGNIDGMLELLREMEEKAVMPTHVTYTVVIKGLCKQWKLQESVKLLEDMCAKGLTPDQITYNTIIQCFCKARDLSKAFQLHDEMLLHNLEPSPVTYNVLINGLCVYGDLKDADKLLLSLEDQKYKRILCAAVIVKYLGPSLFGYLSG; from the exons ATGCTCAAAAAACTCCACCAATGCCAATGGAACAAACCTCTTCTCTATTTCCCAATTCTCTCTTCCCTCCTCTTCTCCAaaccctcctcctcctcctcctccgtCTCCGCCGCTATGCTCCACCACCAAGACCAGGACCAAGACCAAGACCACCAGTTGAGGACATTCGCCTTTGGAAGATTTGTGGGCCCCCGTCCCCATCTCTATCCACCAGCTGAACTGGATAGAAAGATTTCACAGTTCTTGCTTTCCCATGTTTTGGCGGGAAAAAGGAGCTTCAACGACTTGCACTCGCTTATATACCAAATCGTCCAACAGGAAG GCTCTGGTTCTGCACCTTCAATTTGTGAGCTGCTCTTGAATAATTTCCAGGGCTGGGATTCGAATGTTGTGGTTTGGGATATGTTGGCTTTTGCTTATTTGAGATTTCAGCTCGTGCAAGATGCCCTCTTTGTTCTCGCCAAGATGAAAGATCTCAACTTGCGTGCATCAATACAAACATATAATAGTCTGTTGCACAACTTAAGGCACACTGACATCATGTGGGATGTGCATAATGAAATCAAAGATAGCGGAACTCCCGAGAATGAGTACACTAATTCCATACTTATACATGGCCTATGCGAGCAATCCAGGCTACAAGATGCAGTTTCGTTCTTGCAAATTTCCGAAGGGAAGGATACTGGTCTTTCTGTCGTTTCATTCAATACCATCATGACAAGGTTCTGTAAATTGGGTTATGTAGATGTCGCAAAGTCATTTTTTTGTATGATGCTCAAGTGTGGACTGCTTCCTGATTCATACAGTTACAATATTCTTATTCATGGATTATGTGTAGCAGGTTCCATGGAAGAAGCCTTAGAGTTCAAAAATGACATGGAGAAGCATGGGGTAGAGCCGGATATAGTAACCTACAACATTCTTGCTAAAGGATTTCATCTACTTGGTTTGATGGGTGGGGCTTGGAAGGTAATCCAAGACATGTTGCTTAAAGGGTTTAATCCAGATGTTGTTACATATACAATTCTAATGTGTGGGCATTGCCAGATAGGAAATATTGAGGAAGGCCTTAAGTTGCGGGAAGAGATGCTTTCTCGGGGATTTCAGTTGAGCATCATCTCATACAGTGTATTACTCAGCTGCTTGTGCAAAAGTGCACGGTTTGAAGAAGCATTGATATTGCTTTATGAAATGGAAGCTCTTGGCTTGAAACCAGATGTTATAACATACTCCATCCTCATTCATGGCCACTGCAAGAAAGGAGAAGTCCATAGGGCTATCCTACTATATGAGGAAATGTGCTTGAGGAGAATCTGtccaaattattttacacaCGGTGCCATTTTATTGGGTATATGTGAGAAAGGAAATATATCAGAGGCAAGGAAGTATTTTGATAATCTGATAACAAGTGACTTGGTGGAGGATATAGTCCTGTATAATATTATGATGGGCGGATATGTAAAACTTGGTAATATTGCTGAAGCTGTACAGTTATACCAAAAATTAACTGAAAAAAAGATTACTCCTAGTATTGTCACTTTCAATACACTTATTCATGGATTCTGCAAAAGCAATAAACTAGAAGAGGCTTGGAGGCTCTTGGATACCATCAAGCTGCATGGGTTGGTTCCAAGTGTGGTAACTTATACCACTCTTATGAATGCATACTGCGAAGTAGGAAACATAGATGGCATGCTTGAATTGCTCCGGGAGATGGAAGAAAAAGCTGTAATGCCTACTCATGTCACTTACACTGTAGTTATTAAAGGACTATGCAAACAGTGGAAGTTGCAAGAATCCGTCAAATTACTTGAGGATATGTGTGCGAAGGGTCTGACTCCAGATCAAATTACATATAATACTATCATCCAATGTTTCTGCAAAGCTCGTGACTTGAGCAAAGCTTTTCAGTTACACGATGAGATGCTATTGCATAACCTGGAGCCTAGTCCTGTCACATATAATGTCCTCATCAATGGTCTTTGTGTATATGGGGACCTGAAGGACGCTGACAAGCTATTGCTGTCTCTTGAGGATCAAAAG TACAAAAGGATTTTATGTGCAGCTGTAATTGTCAAGTACCTTGGTCCCTCCTTATTTGGATATCTCTCAGGTTGA
- the LOC126719093 gene encoding putative pentatricopeptide repeat-containing protein At1g13630 isoform X4, with amino-acid sequence MLKKLHQCQWNKPLLYFPILSSLLFSKPSSSSSSVSAAMLHHQDQDQDQDHQLRTFAFGRFVGPRPHLYPPAELDRKISQFLLSHVLAGKRSFNDLHSLIYQIVQQEGSGSAPSICELLLNNFQGWDSNVVVWDMLAFAYLRFQLVQDALFVLAKMKDLNLRASIQTYNSLLHNLRHTDIMWDVHNEIKDSGTPENEYTNSILIHGLCEQSRLQDAVSFLQISEGKDTGLSVVSFNTIMTRFCKLGYVDVAKSFFCMMLKCGLLPDSYSYNILIHGLCVAGSMEEALEFKNDMEKHGVEPDIVTYNILAKGFHLLGLMGGAWKVIQDMLLKGFNPDVVTYTILMCGHCQIGNIEEGLKLREEMLSRGFQLSIISYSVLLSCLCKSARFEEALILLYEMEALGLKPDVITYSILIHGHCKKGEVHRAILLYEEMCLRRICPNYFTHGAILLGICEKGNISEARKYFDNLITSDLVEDIVLYNIMMGGYVKLGNIAEAVQLYQKLTEKKITPSIVTFNTLIHGFCKSNKLEEAWRLLDTIKLHGLVPSVVTYTTLMNAYCEVGNIDGMLELLREMEEKAVMPTHVTYTVVIKGLCKQWKLQESVKLLEDMCAKGLTPDQITYNTIIQCFCKARDLSKAFQLHDEMLLHNLEPSPVTYNVLINGLCVYGDLKDADKLLLSLEDQKVERKNITIGMNYVPAWLCSS; translated from the exons ATGCTCAAAAAACTCCACCAATGCCAATGGAACAAACCTCTTCTCTATTTCCCAATTCTCTCTTCCCTCCTCTTCTCCAaaccctcctcctcctcctcctccgtCTCCGCCGCTATGCTCCACCACCAAGACCAGGACCAAGACCAAGACCACCAGTTGAGGACATTCGCCTTTGGAAGATTTGTGGGCCCCCGTCCCCATCTCTATCCACCAGCTGAACTGGATAGAAAGATTTCACAGTTCTTGCTTTCCCATGTTTTGGCGGGAAAAAGGAGCTTCAACGACTTGCACTCGCTTATATACCAAATCGTCCAACAGGAAG GCTCTGGTTCTGCACCTTCAATTTGTGAGCTGCTCTTGAATAATTTCCAGGGCTGGGATTCGAATGTTGTGGTTTGGGATATGTTGGCTTTTGCTTATTTGAGATTTCAGCTCGTGCAAGATGCCCTCTTTGTTCTCGCCAAGATGAAAGATCTCAACTTGCGTGCATCAATACAAACATATAATAGTCTGTTGCACAACTTAAGGCACACTGACATCATGTGGGATGTGCATAATGAAATCAAAGATAGCGGAACTCCCGAGAATGAGTACACTAATTCCATACTTATACATGGCCTATGCGAGCAATCCAGGCTACAAGATGCAGTTTCGTTCTTGCAAATTTCCGAAGGGAAGGATACTGGTCTTTCTGTCGTTTCATTCAATACCATCATGACAAGGTTCTGTAAATTGGGTTATGTAGATGTCGCAAAGTCATTTTTTTGTATGATGCTCAAGTGTGGACTGCTTCCTGATTCATACAGTTACAATATTCTTATTCATGGATTATGTGTAGCAGGTTCCATGGAAGAAGCCTTAGAGTTCAAAAATGACATGGAGAAGCATGGGGTAGAGCCGGATATAGTAACCTACAACATTCTTGCTAAAGGATTTCATCTACTTGGTTTGATGGGTGGGGCTTGGAAGGTAATCCAAGACATGTTGCTTAAAGGGTTTAATCCAGATGTTGTTACATATACAATTCTAATGTGTGGGCATTGCCAGATAGGAAATATTGAGGAAGGCCTTAAGTTGCGGGAAGAGATGCTTTCTCGGGGATTTCAGTTGAGCATCATCTCATACAGTGTATTACTCAGCTGCTTGTGCAAAAGTGCACGGTTTGAAGAAGCATTGATATTGCTTTATGAAATGGAAGCTCTTGGCTTGAAACCAGATGTTATAACATACTCCATCCTCATTCATGGCCACTGCAAGAAAGGAGAAGTCCATAGGGCTATCCTACTATATGAGGAAATGTGCTTGAGGAGAATCTGtccaaattattttacacaCGGTGCCATTTTATTGGGTATATGTGAGAAAGGAAATATATCAGAGGCAAGGAAGTATTTTGATAATCTGATAACAAGTGACTTGGTGGAGGATATAGTCCTGTATAATATTATGATGGGCGGATATGTAAAACTTGGTAATATTGCTGAAGCTGTACAGTTATACCAAAAATTAACTGAAAAAAAGATTACTCCTAGTATTGTCACTTTCAATACACTTATTCATGGATTCTGCAAAAGCAATAAACTAGAAGAGGCTTGGAGGCTCTTGGATACCATCAAGCTGCATGGGTTGGTTCCAAGTGTGGTAACTTATACCACTCTTATGAATGCATACTGCGAAGTAGGAAACATAGATGGCATGCTTGAATTGCTCCGGGAGATGGAAGAAAAAGCTGTAATGCCTACTCATGTCACTTACACTGTAGTTATTAAAGGACTATGCAAACAGTGGAAGTTGCAAGAATCCGTCAAATTACTTGAGGATATGTGTGCGAAGGGTCTGACTCCAGATCAAATTACATATAATACTATCATCCAATGTTTCTGCAAAGCTCGTGACTTGAGCAAAGCTTTTCAGTTACACGATGAGATGCTATTGCATAACCTGGAGCCTAGTCCTGTCACATATAATGTCCTCATCAATGGTCTTTGTGTATATGGGGACCTGAAGGACGCTGACAAGCTATTGCTGTCTCTTGAGGATCAAAAG GTTGAAAGGAAGAATATCACAATTGGCATGAATTATGTACCTGCCTGGTTATGTTCTTCCTGA
- the LOC126719093 gene encoding putative pentatricopeptide repeat-containing protein At1g13630 isoform X1, translating to MLKKLHQCQWNKPLLYFPILSSLLFSKPSSSSSSVSAAMLHHQDQDQDQDHQLRTFAFGRFVGPRPHLYPPAELDRKISQFLLSHVLAGKRSFNDLHSLIYQIVQQEGSGSAPSICELLLNNFQGWDSNVVVWDMLAFAYLRFQLVQDALFVLAKMKDLNLRASIQTYNSLLHNLRHTDIMWDVHNEIKDSGTPENEYTNSILIHGLCEQSRLQDAVSFLQISEGKDTGLSVVSFNTIMTRFCKLGYVDVAKSFFCMMLKCGLLPDSYSYNILIHGLCVAGSMEEALEFKNDMEKHGVEPDIVTYNILAKGFHLLGLMGGAWKVIQDMLLKGFNPDVVTYTILMCGHCQIGNIEEGLKLREEMLSRGFQLSIISYSVLLSCLCKSARFEEALILLYEMEALGLKPDVITYSILIHGHCKKGEVHRAILLYEEMCLRRICPNYFTHGAILLGICEKGNISEARKYFDNLITSDLVEDIVLYNIMMGGYVKLGNIAEAVQLYQKLTEKKITPSIVTFNTLIHGFCKSNKLEEAWRLLDTIKLHGLVPSVVTYTTLMNAYCEVGNIDGMLELLREMEEKAVMPTHVTYTVVIKGLCKQWKLQESVKLLEDMCAKGLTPDQITYNTIIQCFCKARDLSKAFQLHDEMLLHNLEPSPVTYNVLINGLCVYGDLKDADKLLLSLEDQKVSLTKVAYTTIVKAHCAKGDVSRAIIFFHQMVEKGFKISIRDYSAVINRLCKRCLINEAKYFFCMMLSYGISPDQEICEVMLNAFHQQGDLYSVFELLAEMIKCGLLCD from the exons ATGCTCAAAAAACTCCACCAATGCCAATGGAACAAACCTCTTCTCTATTTCCCAATTCTCTCTTCCCTCCTCTTCTCCAaaccctcctcctcctcctcctccgtCTCCGCCGCTATGCTCCACCACCAAGACCAGGACCAAGACCAAGACCACCAGTTGAGGACATTCGCCTTTGGAAGATTTGTGGGCCCCCGTCCCCATCTCTATCCACCAGCTGAACTGGATAGAAAGATTTCACAGTTCTTGCTTTCCCATGTTTTGGCGGGAAAAAGGAGCTTCAACGACTTGCACTCGCTTATATACCAAATCGTCCAACAGGAAG GCTCTGGTTCTGCACCTTCAATTTGTGAGCTGCTCTTGAATAATTTCCAGGGCTGGGATTCGAATGTTGTGGTTTGGGATATGTTGGCTTTTGCTTATTTGAGATTTCAGCTCGTGCAAGATGCCCTCTTTGTTCTCGCCAAGATGAAAGATCTCAACTTGCGTGCATCAATACAAACATATAATAGTCTGTTGCACAACTTAAGGCACACTGACATCATGTGGGATGTGCATAATGAAATCAAAGATAGCGGAACTCCCGAGAATGAGTACACTAATTCCATACTTATACATGGCCTATGCGAGCAATCCAGGCTACAAGATGCAGTTTCGTTCTTGCAAATTTCCGAAGGGAAGGATACTGGTCTTTCTGTCGTTTCATTCAATACCATCATGACAAGGTTCTGTAAATTGGGTTATGTAGATGTCGCAAAGTCATTTTTTTGTATGATGCTCAAGTGTGGACTGCTTCCTGATTCATACAGTTACAATATTCTTATTCATGGATTATGTGTAGCAGGTTCCATGGAAGAAGCCTTAGAGTTCAAAAATGACATGGAGAAGCATGGGGTAGAGCCGGATATAGTAACCTACAACATTCTTGCTAAAGGATTTCATCTACTTGGTTTGATGGGTGGGGCTTGGAAGGTAATCCAAGACATGTTGCTTAAAGGGTTTAATCCAGATGTTGTTACATATACAATTCTAATGTGTGGGCATTGCCAGATAGGAAATATTGAGGAAGGCCTTAAGTTGCGGGAAGAGATGCTTTCTCGGGGATTTCAGTTGAGCATCATCTCATACAGTGTATTACTCAGCTGCTTGTGCAAAAGTGCACGGTTTGAAGAAGCATTGATATTGCTTTATGAAATGGAAGCTCTTGGCTTGAAACCAGATGTTATAACATACTCCATCCTCATTCATGGCCACTGCAAGAAAGGAGAAGTCCATAGGGCTATCCTACTATATGAGGAAATGTGCTTGAGGAGAATCTGtccaaattattttacacaCGGTGCCATTTTATTGGGTATATGTGAGAAAGGAAATATATCAGAGGCAAGGAAGTATTTTGATAATCTGATAACAAGTGACTTGGTGGAGGATATAGTCCTGTATAATATTATGATGGGCGGATATGTAAAACTTGGTAATATTGCTGAAGCTGTACAGTTATACCAAAAATTAACTGAAAAAAAGATTACTCCTAGTATTGTCACTTTCAATACACTTATTCATGGATTCTGCAAAAGCAATAAACTAGAAGAGGCTTGGAGGCTCTTGGATACCATCAAGCTGCATGGGTTGGTTCCAAGTGTGGTAACTTATACCACTCTTATGAATGCATACTGCGAAGTAGGAAACATAGATGGCATGCTTGAATTGCTCCGGGAGATGGAAGAAAAAGCTGTAATGCCTACTCATGTCACTTACACTGTAGTTATTAAAGGACTATGCAAACAGTGGAAGTTGCAAGAATCCGTCAAATTACTTGAGGATATGTGTGCGAAGGGTCTGACTCCAGATCAAATTACATATAATACTATCATCCAATGTTTCTGCAAAGCTCGTGACTTGAGCAAAGCTTTTCAGTTACACGATGAGATGCTATTGCATAACCTGGAGCCTAGTCCTGTCACATATAATGTCCTCATCAATGGTCTTTGTGTATATGGGGACCTGAAGGACGCTGACAAGCTATTGCTGTCTCTTGAGGATCAAAAGGTCAGTTTGACAAAAGTTGCTTATACCACAATAGTTAAAGCACATTGTGCAAAAGGTGATGTAAGTAGGGCAATAATATTCTTCCATCAAATGGTGGAGAAGggatttaaaatttcaatcagAGATTATAGTGCTGTGATCAATAGATTGTGCAAAAGGTGTCTAATAAatgaagcaaaatattttttctgtATGATGTTATCTTATGGTATTTCACCTGATCAAGAAATTTGTGAGGTGATGCTTAATGCTTTCCATCAGCAAGGTGATCTTTATTCTGTTTTTGAACTACTTGCTGAGATGATCAAATGTGGGCTGCTGTGTGATTGA